CACCTTGACTGTTGCGCAGAGTCGTGTAGCTCGAAATTAATATGCCCAGCCCGGTGGAATTCATCCAGTCGACCTTGGCCAGGTCGATGACCACGTTCTTTTGACCCT
The nucleotide sequence above comes from Bacteroidota bacterium. Encoded proteins:
- a CDS encoding STAS domain-containing protein — translated: MSDREQDGVVILEPKGKIMGGPDASLLKDKLHEIIEKGQKNVVIDLAKVDWMNSTGLGILISSYTTLRNSQG